tagtaACTTAGACTTGTGAGTTTATAACCAACAAAAATAATGGTTTCACTATACTTCCTGTTTTTCCATTCCTCATAGCCACCGACAAGCATTTCAGTTACTTTTCGAATAAACAATAACCTTGTATCTTTGTTTACTgggctgatttttttatttttttttaatcgagaCCAGTATGGGCATTGATCTCAGTCAATAGCGAAGGTTTACTGAAGAAAAACTGTTCCACAATTCTAATGACAAAAAGTTTAAGCTAGCAAATTTGAGaatgttttcaaatgcatttaaggAGAAACATCCTTGGGATCTTTAAAGgtacaaatacaattttttttttttttttcaaagcattcaAAATAACCTTGCACTTGAAGTGATTATCAAGATCAGTGTTCCTAAACTGGGCTTTGTGAAGAAtattgatgaaaagctaataattaaattatatttgtaattaattaaaaatgatcttaaccacaataaaacacacacaaaaaaaagtaaatatttgattACTTGCATGTCGTTTAAtggtcatgtgaccattaactgaaAATGATTAAACTATAAACTTGTTAGTTCAAAGGAAACAAAAGGTCTGTGAATCATATTTAACAAGATATATGCTTTGTGATTGGAAATGGagtacttttttttcagattgaaAATATTCATTCTACTATATTGGTTCCTGTACTATATTTGATCAGAATACATGTTTTGAAGTCATCAATAGacaaagacacttttttttatagtgcACTGAAAAACCACTACAAAGTGGTCTGTTAGCAATGACTTGAGAAACTTAGTCCATTTGGGCTGCCTTTTATTAATACTTGAATAATTTCTGTAACAATCTAAAAAGAAAGCATAACTAAGGCAAAAAGATTTGACATGAGAGCACTTCTGAACACTGATCTAAGATACTGTCAGTACAACATGAGAAaactgcattacaaaaaaaaattcagaatgatTGCACTACTTGTTGTGTTTCACTAATACTCAATTTTTTCATCATAATCAAAACTactgcatttgaaaataaaaagttcagaTTTTGTCCCACTTTAACACAAATCACTAGTaacgtaaataaaaaaaataaaaatcactggaCCAAAACGGAGTGGAAGAAATAAGGTACAAATAAAGTACAATAATCACATGGGTCCTTTTCTGTTTCAATGTGGAAAACAAACATGTTGCGTTTTGCAGTATATTCATTTAAAACTCCAACAGTTGTAACAAAGAATTTTCAATTTATAACTAATTTGTCCACTGCTTTTTTTCATGCTTTAGCTATTTACAACAAAACACTAAACCTTCCCTTGTAAATCCAGTAAAATTCTGTTGTGTTCTCTTACAGAAGACACATCCAGGTATGTGAAGACCCGGAAACAGgaggattttcatttatttgacggTGGCTGAATTCTGGCTCTTGATTGAACACCAGGCCATGAAAATATCCCTGTCAAGAGAGTAAACAGAGACACTAGAATGAGAATCtgactttacaaataaaaaattaaacatgcacaccaaaaaaaaaactcacctgcaGTGTGTGGCCACACATTCATTGCTACAATACTCCTTATCCCAGTCTCGACTATCCACAGCAGGGTTTGTACACCCAGCACGGACACACAGATTTCCAGGAATTGAAGAGGAGGCCTCAGGAGCAATGCTAACCTCCATCTCCATCTGAAAAAGAAGGGATAAAACATCTCTGAAGAACTCTTTGCTGTGTGCATAACTTGTGTTTGATCTTTAAATGGTTTCCTGTATGGGTCTTACTAATAAATTCAATTACAGTAGCTCTGTTAATGTTAAAAGGAtagtcacccaaaaataaaactctgtcatcatttactcaatgttggtaaccaaacagcttcggtttccattgactttcattgtatttttgggTCATACAATGGAAGCAAGTGGGAACCAAAACCGTTTGGTGACcattgttcttcaaaatatcttatattatattccaaagaagaaaaaagtctTACAGAGGTGTTACAGGGGTAACTTCCGGATGAAGTACCATAGTATTGTTGATCGTTAAGTAAACCATCTACAATACAGGACTCAGTAATGACATCATGCACAGGTGTTGCAACCACTCAAGTTTGCGATGCTGTATGTAAATGTTCATATGAACTATGGTTTCAGGAAACACAGAATTGTGGAACTaagaccatagttggctaacaacACTTTGGGGAAAAagctttggaatgacatttttttatttttaggtgaattttTAATTATGGGAAAAACAAACCTCTTCAGGTTCCTCCCGAATCACTGTCTTGTCTGTCCCAGTGACCAACTCCTCTTTGGGTTCTTCCACTTGCACCTCAACAGGGGCGGGATGCACTGAGGCTGAGATGGTGGACGTGGCAATAACAGGATTGGCACTTGTAGCTGTAGTAACAATAATCGGTGTGGACAGATTGGAGTGTAAAGAAGCAGGCACAATCTTTATCTGAAGAGGTGGAGGTGGTGTAGCCGTGACAGCCAAGGAACTTCCTGGCCCTCCACGGGGCTTGGCCTGAAGAGGTGGCGGAGCTTGGGTTTGTACCATCTGCTGCAGACGTGGTGGAGGTGGGGTGCCCTGCATCTGCTGCAACGGTGGAGGCTGTCGTCCGGCAACAGCCGGCTGCACGGCTCGTAATCCGGCTGGAATCACCGTCACCATGGACGTAGGGATCTGGTGGATCTGAGAACCTCCCTGTAGCATCTGTTTGGAGATGATGATTTTCGTGACAGTGGGGGTCGGGCTGGGGGAAGGGGTCAGGGGCTGGCCGAAAGCCAGGGGTAGAGAGCCCGTGCGGGAACGGGTGGTGACTTGAGGCCCATCGAGGATGATATTGGAGGCGCAGATGTTGGTGATGGTGTTCTGCTCAGGGATGGGTGTCAGCCGTGGACGAGCAGGGGCAGCAGGAACAGCAGTGACAGGTGCGGGACAGGGGACAGAGGGAGGAGTGGAAGGAGTGCTATCCTCCACCTCAGTAGATGACTGatgagaaacaaagaaaagaaagaaataagactAGAAATCAAAAACTCACAGAGGAAGAACCACAAACAATTCACTCACGTTGGAGAGCTGATTTGCTCTGTAGGCTGCTAATGCTTTCAGATACTCTTTCCTGGCTGCCTCGGTTTTCCTCTTGTAAacctgaaatattaataaaaatttcaataaTTGGCCTTAAGTATATAttaaccaatggtgtgagtttggagTGGGACAatctgtttgtccaaccaatAGATGACAACTTTTGTGACGTAactgccacttttgattaatgtaatgcatacttgatgtcaaaaatattaatattaaaattactgaccccaaacatttgagcggtagtgtatattttaaatggacTGCATTTTTCACTATTGAAAAACTATACTCCACCTGTTTTTGCTCTTCTCCAAGACTGTCCCACATGGATGCCACTATCTTTGACACCTCTCCGAATGTGGCATTAGGGTTCTGGCCTTTAATGGCTGCCTGGGTGTCTCTGAAGAACAGAGCATAGGCTGACACTGGCTTCTGTGGTTCATTgggatcttttttcttttttccttttttgcctCCGAGTGTTGCTCCCGTGTCCACTATAGTCAGAGGCACCATGGCCGGTTTACCGACCACCCTCCTCACCACAGCTGGAGGAGCAGAGGAAAGCTGGGTGGAACCCGTCAAGTTGGAGATGTGCGATATGACGGCCGGAGAGGTTGAGTCGTCGTCTACCAGCATAGTTTTCTGAAACACAAATAGGGAGATGTTACaagatagaaaaagaaagaaaatgtgccTCCAATCAAGCCCATAACTAAAAGACTCACTTGTCTGAAGTCCTCCATGTCTTCATCCTGCAACGAGCCAGCAGGGGATGATGTGGTTGACAGCGGTTGTTCAGGAGACTTTGACACACTGGCTCCACCACCAAGGCTGAGCCCTAACTGAGCGCTTAGATCTGAATGGTCTATGGTGGTGAGCTGGTTATGTCCCAAGAGACTATGGTTCATGTCATTTATTGGAACATCAATAGTCATGGAGGAGGAACTACTGAAATGGGAGCCAACAGAATGCCCAAGATCTTAAAAaacaggagagaaaaaaaaaacatt
Above is a genomic segment from Cyprinus carpio isolate SPL01 chromosome A2, ASM1834038v1, whole genome shotgun sequence containing:
- the LOC109103467 gene encoding TOX high mobility group box family member 4-A-like — its product is MDLNFYSDLSDGTGQHVDSEFMDNSSYNGYDSANKFAGGNDSYLTISGPGHHWSSEKTFHTPCLGDEEFEIPPISLDPDSALTIEDVEAHFGELAEQAESSSTSGVGSSLASNPVVGGNDPSFASAFMNPSSQGIEHLSIGVINQPGGSALLSSTLGVDLGHSVGSHFSSSSSMTIDVPINDMNHSLLGHNQLTTIDHSDLSAQLGLSLGGGASVSKSPEQPLSTTSSPAGSLQDEDMEDFRQKTMLVDDDSTSPAVISHISNLTGSTQLSSAPPAVVRRVVGKPAMVPLTIVDTGATLGGKKGKKKKDPNEPQKPVSAYALFFRDTQAAIKGQNPNATFGEVSKIVASMWDSLGEEQKQVYKRKTEAARKEYLKALAAYRANQLSNSSTEVEDSTPSTPPSVPCPAPVTAVPAAPARPRLTPIPEQNTITNICASNIILDGPQVTTRSRTGSLPLAFGQPLTPSPSPTPTVTKIIISKQMLQGGSQIHQIPTSMVTVIPAGLRAVQPAVAGRQPPPLQQMQGTPPPPRLQQMVQTQAPPPLQAKPRGGPGSSLAVTATPPPPLQIKIVPASLHSNLSTPIIVTTATSANPVIATSTISASVHPAPVEVQVEEPKEELVTGTDKTVIREEPEEMEMEVSIAPEASSSIPGNLCVRAGCTNPAVDSRDWDKEYCSNECVATHCRDIFMAWCSIKSQNSATVK